One genomic region from Pseudoduganella lutea encodes:
- the ftsL gene encoding cell division protein FtsL translates to MTGKLSAVLAALLVGCALSLVNAQYQARHLFIELERAQAKARQLDIEWAQLQLDQSTLGKHARIEEIAHGDLGMTQLTPARTQYLTEGEE, encoded by the coding sequence ATGACCGGCAAGCTCAGCGCCGTACTGGCCGCGCTGCTGGTGGGCTGCGCGCTGTCGCTCGTCAACGCGCAATACCAGGCCCGCCACCTGTTCATCGAACTGGAGCGCGCGCAAGCCAAGGCGCGCCAGCTCGACATCGAATGGGCGCAGCTGCAACTGGACCAGTCCACGCTGGGCAAGCATGCCCGCATCGAAGAAATCGCGCACGGCGACCTGGGCATGACCCAGCTGACGCCGGCGCGTACCCAATACCTGACGGAGGGCGAAGAATGA